The following proteins are co-located in the Nerophis lumbriciformis linkage group LG22, RoL_Nlum_v2.1, whole genome shotgun sequence genome:
- the gid4 gene encoding glucose-induced degradation protein 4 homolog isoform X1 has product MTVADTSPLAMPVPAERCRFSDAAYTSPASLTPPAPINGQQPGVATSLLYSGSQFRGYQKSKGNSYDVDVVLQHVTPEDSYLCGYLKIRGLTEEYPTLTTFFAGEIISRKRPFLTRKWDADEDVDRKHWGKFQPFYKFAKIFNSDDFDYGVLERSDYVFMRWKEQFLVPDHTIKDISGASFAGFYYICFQKSTATIEGYYYHRSSEWYQSLNLNHVHEHSMPIYEFR; this is encoded by the exons ATGACAGTAGCTGACACGTCGCCGCTCGCCATGCCCGTGCCAGCGGAGCGCTGCCGTTTCTCCGACGCGGCCTACACATCCCCGGCCTCTCTTACCCCCCCTGCCCCGATTAACGGCCAGCAACCCGGCGTGGCCACGTCGCTCCTCTACAGCGGCTCGCAGTTTCGAGGCTACCAGAAGAGCAAAGGGAACTCCTACGACGTGGACGTCGTGTTGCAG CACGTGACCCCAGAGGATTCCTATTTGTGTGGCTATTTGAAGATCAGGGGCCTGACGGAG GAGTATCCCACACTCACAACATTCTTTGCTGGGGAAATCATAAGTCGAAAGAGACCCTTTTTAACAAGAAAGTGGGACGCAGATGAAGATGTGGACAGGAAGCACTGG GGCAAATTTCAGCCTTTTTATAAATTTGCCAAAATCTTCAACTCTGATGACTTTGACTACGGGGTGCTGGAACGCAGCGATTATGTCTTCATGAGATGGAAG GAGCAGTTCCTGGTTCCCGACCACACCATCAAGGACATCAGCGGCGCATCGTTTGCAGGCTTCTATTATATCTGTTTCCAAAAGTCCACCGCCACTATTGAGGGTTACTACTACCACCGGAGCTCTGAATG